Genomic DNA from Alphaproteobacteria bacterium PA2:
CTGCTGCTGGACGAGGCTACCAGCGCCCTGGACGCCGAGAATGAGCGGCTGGTGCAGGCGGCCCTGGACGAGGCCATGGAAGGTCACACCACACTGGTGATCGCCCACAGGCTGGCCACGGTGCTGAAGGCGGACCGGATCGTCGTCATGGATGGCGGCCGGGTTGTGGAGCAGGGTACACACCACGAGCTGATCAAGCTGGGCGGTCTCTACGCCCGCCTGGCCGCCCTGCAGTTTGGAGAGACTGACGCCTAGAGGGCGTTGCGCACCTTGGCCTCAAGGCCCGGAAAATCGCTGAACAGGCCATCGACCCCGGCGGCGAACAGGGCGCGGTAGACGGCGTCCACCTGCCCATGGGCCGCCGGGTCAACGCCGAGGCGCAGCTTGGGGGGCAGGAAGGCGTTCTCGGCGCGGACCGTCCAGGGATGGACCGTCAGGCCGACAGCGTGGGCGTTCCGGACAAGATCGGTCGGGGCGCCGAGACCGTCATCGACCACAGGGACCACCATCTTCCATTCCGGCCCCAGGCCATTGGCGTAGGCGGCGATGGCCTTGAGTCCTGCCGGCGTGACCATGTCGGCATAGGCGACCTTCGGCAGGTCGGCCGGTCCGCCCTCGGCCGACACCAGCTGCACCAGGGGCGCGCGGGTCAGCTTGCGGATGGTCTTGAGGGGCCCGACCTCGAAGCACTGGACATAGACCGGCGCCGTCGGGCTGTTCAGGCCGTGGGCCTTCAGGGCGTCGGCCATCCGGGCCTCGAAGGCCAGGCCCACCGAAGCGAAATAGGTCGGATGCTTCATTTCCGGATAGACGCCGATGGTCCGGCCGACCCGGCGGCTTTCCGATTTCGCCAGGGCGACGACCTCGTCAAAGGTCGGAATGGCGTCGACGCCGTCATGCCTGGCG
This window encodes:
- a CDS encoding glycerophosphodiester phosphodiesterase; this encodes MDAMTLTRRTLAALAAVSPALIAAAKPMKKRPVVIAHRGASGLRPEHTASAYRLAVDQGADFIEPDLVLTKDGVMVVRHENEIGGTTNVAAHPEFAARKVKKVIDGEAIEGWFTEDFTLAELKTLRARERLPQLRAESARHDGVDAIPTFDEVVALAKSESRRVGRTIGVYPEMKHPTYFASVGLAFEARMADALKAHGLNSPTAPVYVQCFEVGPLKTIRKLTRAPLVQLVSAEGGPADLPKVAYADMVTPAGLKAIAAYANGLGPEWKMVVPVVDDGLGAPTDLVRNAHAVGLTVHPWTVRAENAFLPPKLRLGVDPAAHGQVDAVYRALFAAGVDGLFSDFPGLEAKVRNAL